The genomic window CAACCAAAGCGGCGGCGGCATTCAACAGCACAATATCGCGGCGCGGGCCAGTATCGCTGCCATCAAGAATCGCCTTGGTCATGGCCACATTTTCTGCGACCGAGCCGCCAGCAATTGCTTCACGCGGCGCGAGGCTTAACCCAAAATCACTGGGGCTAATTGTCGAGGCTTGGGGCGTAGCCCCAGCTCGCACATCAAACACTAAGGTTGAGGCGCTGATTGAAATTTCATCAAGCCCATCGCTGCCATGCACCACCAACGCGCGGCGAATGCCCATTTTGCTTAAGGCGTTGGCTAACTTTTCGGCCAAACCAGCATTAGCAACCCCAATCACCTGATATTCGGCGCGGGCTGGGTTGGTCAGTGGCCCCAGCACATTGAAAATCGTGCGAATGCCAATTTCGCGGCGCACCGGCCCAGCGTAGCGCATGGCTGGATGAAACTTAGGCGCAAACATAAAACCAATGCCTGCTTGGCGCAAACAACGGGCCACACCGTCAGCATCAAGCTCGATATTGACCCCTAAACCTTCGAGTACATCAGCTGAGCCACATTTCGATGACATGGCGCGATTGCCGTGCTTGGCGACGGTTGCACCTGCACCTGCTGCCACAAACGCCGCAGTGGTTGAAATATTAAAAGTATTCGAATGATCGCCGCCAGTGCCACAGGTATCGACCACGCCGCCATCGTGAGGCACGGCCAGCGATTTAGCCCGCATCACTTGGGCCATACCAGCAATTTCTGCGTCAGTTTCACCTTTAAAATGTAACGCTGTGAGCAAGGCCGCGATTTGGGCTGGCGTGGCCTCGCCATTCATCATCTGC from Chloroflexota bacterium includes these protein-coding regions:
- the trpD gene encoding anthranilate phosphoribosyltransferase → MQIRDAIITVTNRTDLSQDDAAAVMEQMMNGEATPAQIAALLTALHFKGETDAEIAGMAQVMRAKSLAVPHDGGVVDTCGTGGDHSNTFNISTTAAFVAAGAGATVAKHGNRAMSSKCGSADVLEGLGVNIELDADGVARCLRQAGIGFMFAPKFHPAMRYAGPVRREIGIRTIFNVLGPLTNPARAEYQVIGVANAGLAEKLANALSKMGIRRALVVHGSDGLDEISISASTLVFDVRAGATPQASTISPSDFGLSLAPREAIAGGSVAENVAMTKAILDGSDTGPRRDIVLLNAAAALVACERADSFGEALRQAQQAIDTGTANQRMQRMIEASKG